The genomic segment ACCAAATACTAACCATTAAATTAGTGATACTTGGTCACACAATTAAGCATATTGCAAATATTTGCCTGCAAACTACATGCATGGATTTTCTCCCCTTCCTTACGTTAAGTTGCTTAGCGAAATAAGGGTTTGGATTCATTTTGAGATTTGGCCTAATCTTTTTATGAAAGATTTGATATTCACcccaatacaaaaaaatgtatttgatgccTTTCTAATATCATTAGATAGAAGTGACAGAGAAAACTGCAGTTATTTCTAAAATGAGTAACCGAGACGTGAGaacacaacaggaatcagaatatcAAGAAGAGACTGTGTaggttttgaaaaaataattaggAGAGAAGTTTGTCGAGTAGGGGCAAAGGCGTTTCATGCCTTTTGCTGTTGAATAGTTTGAATGATGGTTCTTGTAATTTTTAGTCCAGATCTTCCCTTCACAAAACCCATTTGGGAGTCTTGAGATGAGCTTGGCTAGATATTTTGCTAACTTTTCTGTGATCAGTGTGGctagtatttaaatgattttagtaatGTTTGGTATTGAAATAGGCCTGTATGAAGATAATTGGGAAGGGTTTTTCCTgttttacagtatgtataaatcTAATGTGAGCCAAGTCACTCGTTGGAATTGTTACTTTCTGTTTTTACGATCTTGTTtcatgaatttgaaaaatttgatggTGAGGCCATCCAGGCCCAAAGCTTTGTCTGTATGCAGATGTTTTGGGGTaaacatttatctattttttttttaaggaggtTAGGGCCCTTTCAGGATTCCTAAAGAGTTATAGGGTTGTTGACACGTGGGGCGTGTTTCATGTGTGTGCTTTAAAAGTTGCTGTTATTGAGGCATGGTCTATATGGGAAATGCCTCCGATCTCAGAAAACATAATTTCTACAAATAGTTCTTGGGAGATTAATATATAGTCTGGGCATGGGAGTAGAAAGTGAACTGTCTTTGTAGTGGGTGCATATGTCTCTAAATGTTGATCTGTGGATTTTTGCTTCTGGAAGGGACCGCTAGGACACACTCATTCCCAATTTAAAACACAGATCGGACAGTAGCAGATCTAATGGGAGGGCCATTAAAGGGGgcattttacagaaaatatatatttttagcccTATAATGTACCTTCAGAATGGAAGACCAATCAGACGACAGGGCAGCACAACACCAACTGCTGGAGTGTGGACAGGGGAGGAGATTTGTAATTAGGCAGGAGCGACAAACTTCTCCAGGaaagtagtcaaacaggccgaggtcaggacaggcagcaatggAACAGAGTCAGGAAACAATCTGAAGTCACAACAGaacaggcagaaggatttagtGTCCACACGAGCTAAAAAGATCACTTAACAATGACATAGGCAACCTGGTGTCTTTAAAGAGTCAATGCGCATGTGCAAACTGGTGGGCATCACAAAACACACACTTCTAGGTGTACACACCCCCAGGGAACAGTGCCGGGTGGAACACCAGCGAAACATCAGATACACAGTCTTCTAATTTTTAGAAGGGCCGATTGTGAGaatcaatgtatttttcttttatttattcttGTCTGCTTTGTCATGTGATTTCTCTAAGGCAAtagcacaccaggagattaattgcTAGCGATAAATCTGTTTCTGCTGGGCGACCAATCTCCttcctcaagaggaaacttcaagcgattttcGAAGACCGAAGCCACACGTGGGTTTTACCAGcagcaattcacattattgaTAGTGGGAACGCTTTAACAGAATAGTCGcccgcagaagcagagatttatcactgGCGATTAATCttctggtgtgccattgccctaaggatGGATTATCTGTTTAGCAAATTCTGTAGAAATTAGTTTATAATTGATAATTGATTGATTGCTCTTCTGTGTGCGAGGACCTGGTTTTGTGCCTCTTCTCCCAAAGCAATTTTGTTTTGCTTGCTTCTGTTGTTTGCCCCATACTTACAAGAATTTATGTGCCTCCTGAACTGGTGTTGTTAGACATGTTAGACTGGTGCTTGAGCGCTGAATTGTGGTACCTAGATCAAGTTCAAGTGGTGCCAGAAGTCTCCCAAtcccttattgtttagtaacagtggatgataatccctttctctggctgggggatgactggaacattgtgtgtgacaggttgccataaggtTTGAGGATGTTTCCATATATTTTTCCTTGCAGGAATGGGattatataaaaggaaacaaggacctTTGCAGGGAAAAGATTAAGGAGGATCCCCAGGAGCTCCTCCCACTGGGTGAGTAATGTGTTTTGGGCACAAAATATCAGAAGCTGGTGTGTAAGGGAATTAATTAGGAGGAACAGTACAAGGGATGTGTGGGAACAACAGAAACACAAATGAGCTGCTGACAGTAAAGCAGGAGCAGTGAGTTACATATGATGGTTACACAGTAATACTGGTGATATGGGGACAGGATACTAAGGAGCAGTTTGTACATAAGGAAAGATCATAGGGTGTTTATCCGGGTTGGGAGAAATATCCCAAACGTGTCATAGAAATGGACAAGACAGAGCCACTCAGATTCCAGCTGACCTCCCAAGTGTTGTAAGGATTGGAGATCTATCAGCCCACTCAGCTAGTCAGTCTCCCTTCCCTGCTGATGCATCATTCATGCATTTGGGTCGCAGTGAGATTGGACTAAGGGCTACATTAAGGATTTATATTTGACTCTTCATATTGTGTCAGAGACTGTTGGGGTGACAGTTCCGGTGCTTCTGCTTCTTTTATTCCTACATCTCCTGACACAAAGAATCcctacatatatgtataaaatgtgaTAATGATTTCTCCTGCTTGTGTCTTTGCCAGACTGTGAATATGAAGATAAGAGAGATATCACAGCTGATCTGGGAGGAACATTATGTTATTATAATGAGACAAGCAAGATTGGGGCTGAAGGAGCAGATGTTTGTGCAGATGGAAATCTCACAAACCCTGAAATTTCTCCAGTGGAGCAGCCCCAACCAGCCAATGGGATTAAAGAGGAAGTAGCTTCACATGAAGAGGGAAACCAACCaaattgcagcattaatccacttacagaacagatacagggaacagatacacaTACACCTATCATGGGATACAGCCTGAATAACAGCTTGTCAGATGATAATGTATCAAATCCTATTAAAGAGGAACTGACTTTATGTGAAGAAGGAAATGTTTCTGATTTTAGAATTATTACTGTTTCAGAATCTCCTATCATGGGATGTAGCCTAAATACCAGCTTGTCAGCCAGATATGTTTCAGATGGGATAAAAGAGAAAATGGGGTCATGTGTCTATGGAAACCAATCAGActgcagcattaatccacttgCAGatcagatacagggaacagatacacctactcccAACATGGAGATGTATAGCTGTTCTGAGTGCAATAAACACTTTAGAACCAAGGGTGGTCTTCTCAAGCATCAGAAAACTTACACAGGCGAAAAACCATTTGTCTGTTCAGTGTGTGAAAAACGTTTTGCGTGGCATTCAGATCTTGTTGTACATCAGAGaagtcacacaggagagaaaccgttCCCTTGCTCTGTATGTGGCAAATGTTTTGCCCGTCGCTCGCACCTTAATGAGCATCACAgaactcacacaggggagaaaccatattCTTGTTCTGTATGCGGGAGATGCTTTTCATATCGTTCACACTTAAATAGCCACTCCAGAGTACACATTGGGGAAAAGCCATTTACTAATACTGAAGGCAGGAAACCTTTTACATCTCATTCTGAACTTGTACATCACACAGACGTGGAAGCTTGTCCTTGTACTGAATGTGGGAAACATTTTACATCTCACTCCGACCTAATTGTACATCAAAGAAGCCACACAGTGGAGGAATCATTCTCTTGTACTGAATGTGGGAAACATTTTCTATCTCGCTCCGACCTTATTGTACATCAAAGAAGCCACACAGTGGAGGAATCATTCTCTTGTACTGAATGTGGGAAACATTTTCTATCTCGCTCCGACCTTATTGCACATCAAAGAAGCCACACAGCGGAGGGATCATTCTCTTGTACTGAATGTGGGAAACATTTTCTATCTCGCTCCGACCTTATTGCACATCAAAGAAGCCACACAGCGGAGGGATCATTCTCTTGTACTGAATGTGGGAAACATTTTCTATCTCGCTCCGACCTTATTGTACATCAAAGAAGCCACACAGCGGAGGGATCATTCTCTTGTACTGAATGtggaaaacattttctatctCACTCCGACCTTATTGTACATCGAAAATGCCACACAGTGGAGGGATCATTCTCTTGTACTGAATGTGGGGAACATTTTCTATCTCGCTCCGACCTTATTGTACATCAAAGAAGCCACACAGTGGAGGGATCATTCTCTTGTACTGAATGTGGGGAACATTTTCTATCTCGCTCCGACCTTATTGTACATCAAAGAAGCCACACAGCGGAGGGATCATTCTCTTGTACTGAATGTGGGAAACATTTTACAACTCACTCTGACCTTATTATACATCGAAGAAGTCACACAGGGGAAGGGCCAttctcttgttctgaatgtgggaaacatTTTAAACGTCATTCACAACTTACTGTACATCAGAGAGTCCATACTGGAGAGAGACCTTATTCTTGCTCGGAATgtggaaaacattttaaagaacacGCAAACCTTAAAGTACATTGgagaattcacacaggggagaagccATTTACTTGCTCTCAATGTGGGAAAGGTTTTGTTCGTCGCTCAGATCTTGATCGACATCTCAGCCTTCACAAAGCAGAAAAACCACATTCTTGTTCTCAGTGTGGAAAACATTTTGCATGCGTCTCAGACCTTAATGTACATCACAGGGTTCACACAGATCAGAGACCATACTCTTGTTCTGAGTgtggaaaatgttttaaacatcaCTCAAACCTTATTGTACATCAAAGAATACATacgggagagaaaccattttcttgTTCTGGTTGTGGAAAAAGTTTTACGGATCGATCGCGTCTTACTGTACATCACAGAATTCACagaggagagaaaccattttcttgttctgaatgtgggaaatgtttcatCCGTCGCTCAGACCTTAATGTACATCTCAgagttcacacaggggagaaaccattcacttgtaccgaatgtgggaaatgtttcaccCGTCGTTCACACCTTAATGTACATCTCAGATTTCACACCGGAGAAAAACCATTCACTTGCActgaatgtggaaaatgttttgtGCATCGTTCCCAGCTTACTGCACATTCCCAGTTACACACAGGAAAGAAACCAGTTTCTGAAAATAACTCTACATATACAATGATGAGTGAGTAAAAGACAATAATGATGCtaccatattaatatatataactatttttggttaaatataatacatttgtaatggTTTACTCTACATGAAGATTATTTGGTGGTTTGGGGTATGGTGATAAATGTTCCGGCTGCCATAATAATACTTTACCAATGCAGGAAGCACCTCCTCGCATTCCTCTGGTCAGTTGTATTCCTCCTCTCAGTTTGTTCAGTTTTTAAACCTGGCAATGACCAATAGAGGTTTTGATAAAGTAAAACGAAAGCCAATatcataaaaactaaaaatatgcaactaaattggtaaaaGGAATAGAAAGAAGATGGGTCAAGGTTTGAATggtttctctgggaaaaaaagcatatttGAAGTGACATAAATATcctttacaagtatattaaaggaaaaaaatagacaGATAGCAAGAGAGATACACAGAAAATAACAATAGACTTGAGttactgaactttcatttgaagcaatgcaaatagttttttcccaGTGAGGGTGGAGAATGCCCTGGTGGGTGATactgtgatggcagattctattaatgactgataatatccaaggctattgtgatctcaAGATCTCCAgctagttagtataggtattagTATTGTTGAGTGTATAGACAGGACTGTGtaatttggagggattgaacttgatggacatttgtaCATGAAATTTACATGAAATTGCAGCTGTGTTGATGGGGATAATGAGCGAAAGCAGAAGCTTGAAAGCCATGGGACTCAGTACCTGTACCTGTGTGTGTTCCAGCAGCTCCTTTCTTAGTGCATATGACTCTTCTCAGCCTCCTTGGGGTGTGGATATCAGAAAATGAATGTACTTACTGATGACATTTTCTGTTCCAGTAATCGGCATCCTATGGTTTCATTCCCAACATGAATAAAAAGCATATTACCTATTCCCCAAACTTCCCTTCTTGTAGTTTTGACTAACTGCTTCTAAGACATAATTACAAAGAATTCTGCTACATGTTTTATTTCAAGGGAATATCCTGTGCTGCCATATGGACGAATAGAAAAAGGCTTTTCATTTTCTGATTCCATTACTTCCAAAAGGCAACCTCCTAAGGTGATTTGCTAGCTTCTAATGATTGTTTGTAACcgttatattaaatcattaatcCATGTAGAAATCAAGGTTTTTAGAAGCTTTATATCTTTGTTTAttgctataaataataataaaatagatttttggtCTTTCTTAGTACTTTGGCTCCCTCCAATGCATTTCTACAATGTGCAATATTatgaataaacatttttgtatctTTTGCACCAAATCCCAGAATCAAACAAAACCGAGGAGAATCCAAATGCCTTGCCAAACTCAATCCATAACCTCAAAATCACTTGACTGTAGGTCACAATATTAAGGagattgcacatttttttctgagttCAGATTCCCTCCCCCTTACCTTTGTttgtatgtgcaaattagggtttggaggTTAAAAGACTCCCAATGCCTGGATCTCCCCCACTGTTTTAGCCAAAGTTTTAGCTATTAAGAAGACAATTTTAAGGGTTATGCTGGCTATAGACACACAGATATAATCGTACAAAACGAATTGAGTCCCATCAATTTTTGTACCATCCATGGCAATTGGTagtttatttagaaaatttctgtttgATAACGATAACATCTTCGCAtttattgcctatctgatgatatccatgggtgactgtcTAGTTCCGGGATATAAATTTATTACGAttgctgtcaattaatggccacaacatcatctgatttgtaaTTTTTCTTACTTTAATCCTGCAATTTTGTCAGGGCCAAACGGCTCAGATGAGTAGGGACCAAGAAGGAAGTTCAAGTTCATAGTCATATTCAGGGAAGGGAGATCAGGGAAGGCAGCAAACAGCAAGGACAGGAGGCAAAGCAAGGAAGTCAGGATCCGGAGATCAGTCAGAGAATAattataacacacccaggaacactctaAAATAGGACCTATACTCAAGCATCGAAACCCATGTCCTCAGCATCTATATGAATTTTCACTCCATGACTTCACGCACTTGTGCTCCAAGGCCGCTGTGTCGGCGTAGCAGCCATTGgtgccactattttggatgcagAGCCATCAGGAGTTCCTGagaaatttaaatctgaatgcaTTGCATTAAAATAACTGATCGATATCTGAAAAGTTTGTCACACAAAGAATAAGATCtgaatgtctatggccagcttaactcttttAGGGTACTTCAGATACAGCTTCAAAGGAAAGCGAACACTCGGACTAACTATCAGAtcataaacaaaagaacaaatggcGTCCGCCAATAGTGtagattataaaaacattttgtaaaaaaaatgtattcattaaaatacttttttaaaaagcatatcaGGAAAATAGCTTTTTCCCCAGTGTGCAGGAAACAAGCTGCTGGATCAGGTTCCATTGCATGTGGACATTTATCAGCCTTCAACTTGAGTACTGCAAATGTAGCCAATATGTGAGCCTTTCTCCTCCGCTGTTCACCCGGACTTTTCAGCTCCTGCAGTCCTTCAGGTCTGttggttaaggtggccatacactataagatccgctcgtttggaaaggtcgacaaacgagcggatcttaacccgatatgcccactaacggctgggcgatatcggatgaatccgaacgatcggattacgatactacgaatgggctccgacgggtcgcaggaccacatcaactagccgacgCGGTCCTGGATTGTACAAGTAAATCAAACTTGACCTAATCGATATCTGctcgatttttggcctgatatcgatcgggaggacccgtcgggagccagACACATGGTCAGATAAACTGCATCAGGGAATGTTGCTCCCTAAACTTCCCTTCCTTTTAAAGGAGTTTGTGTAAaaaagaacgtaccagtgcatacTGACTATActcatttagaaatagaaaaattaTGCTTAaaagtgtttcaggctgatttattgaatatttctgcaaaaacctcaataatccctcccttctcttccacttgctgctccctgaattcccaggctgtgcaggggagccggcagctctcATCtcccttcccactggctagaatgcaaatcactGGAAGGATGGCACTCGGGtcattttgttttccgaagtctcccgtcGGGCGTCGTAGGGAAaccgaagcgatctgagtgccgacccgcagagtgccatcctgctggggGATTcccattttagccggcgggaaggcattttggggacatttgtcgcccaaagaagaggagatttgttgctgggcgactaatctctctggaacgctacatgtgccaccaccctaaagtgGTCAGTACATAATCTGAGATGTTAAATACACCTACTTGAAGAATCTTTTTATTCCTTTTAGGGACACTTTTTTCACCCCTTTCCCTCTAATTCTCTGAATCTCTTTTATTTCCCTctcatctctaaaaaaaaaaaaaagaagaagagggaTTTGTGGGtgatattatgtttgtttttGGTCTTAGTGTACCATCTCCCTCCTGTGGGATCCTATTGGGGTCCAATACTCCATGTCTCCAAAACTccagtcaggctttttggggcaaaactcaaatttttgggttttatttttaattttttgagatttattaaagcccgatacAGCAAAAGgcctaaatctgaaaatccgccatttcAGACCTGGCGAGGTTGTGTATAAGCCTATGGCGGAGGTCTCTATActattttgacgtttctgtggtctgtactggaattagccagaaaatccgaccatttcagacttttcaggcaaaaatccgcaaaattctggcttttcaggaaaaagcccaaaaaaattgagcaattgtttatgtattggtttacctaagcacgtggtaTATAGGGACCCTAAAATGAAGACACACccacatggtctgtcatttcagttactgcaaaatcagcacatttacagcattttttgaggGGCAAAGATATAAAAAAGTAGGTtgaccccagaaacccatatattttcggaattctgtcatgggaaagcatatattttttaaaaaatgcagcagtTAATAGCACAACTCTAGCAGTAACctattttccaaaaaatgtttatttcattttgaaatctgatatggggctagacatgttgttactttaccaggtgccctcagccatgtgatttCATCCAGATTATTTTGGCATTAGAAAGGGAATGGCGAGgaaacctgtgtgtgtgtgtttccctTCAGTTACTTTCTGTAGGTGCTAAGGGCACTTCTCTGCTGCACTCACCTATGGTCCTACACACCTTCATTGcgctaaagcagtgctgtccaacttctgtggtactgagggctggaatttttctggcctacatggtggagggccaataattgAAGCCACTATCTGTTTTataccacacccatgttactacaaTGTCCaccattaattgtggtagcacacaggcttggactggcaatctgtggattctggcaaatgccagaggggctgctataaggtcccatagaaagtcactatttagtgggctggtgggggctgattgggcctcagtgtgggctgattgggcctctgtgtacctgaaatgccagggcctattttaattctcagtccagaccactagcacaccaaaaaaaacaatacttacATATTTTGGATCCAGTTCCTGCCcagaaaagcttacaatctagtaaGAAAGACTCCCACATCCATCTCAGGCACAACTACACCCCAAATTGTGCCCCTGCCCTGCCTCTTAGTATTCCAGATGTATTTTCAATAGCTTTCTCTGGCAATGGCCGTTACTGAGGGAGAGCGGGTCAGGGGCTAATTCCACATCTTCCCAATAGTGTTCCTTTCCCCTCAGCAGGGCCAGATCTAGGGGTACAGTAGTACAAATGAGGGTTCAGGTGCAATAAGAGGTTGAGTAGAAAAAACAAGATAgggctgggggagggggagaggatgGGGGTTGGTAAAGTTTGAGGCGCTTGTGGGAGAGGATATAGTTGTTAATGTGAGGAGAGAGCAGGGAGGCCACAGGGTCAGTAACATGGAGGCAAAACTAATGGACGAGCTCCCACCTCAGTATTTTGTCGCTGCCCAAATTGAATATATTTACCAGTCCCCTCACATTTCTGCCTATAAATGAAGCAGCTCAGTAACCAATATCATCAGCAATGGGGCCCTTAATATTGTCTGCCTGGGGCCACATCAGCCCGTGTGTCCTGCGTTGTATAGTGACCATTCCACTGAGTGACACTTGTCTGTCAGCCGCTCCCTCAGAATAGCACGGGATCACTTTACAGCTGTCGGGAGACTCCGGGCTTCAAGGGCAGGACCGAGTGAATCGCAGCCTCTGTCCCTTACGGACCACTTCTTACCTGTGACTCACACACGTCATGCGCTCGCTCATTGGCTAAGAGTCAAGGGGCGGGACACAGTAGCATCCATGCTTTTGTCAACCACACTTTAGTCTTAGTTCTGTCCTTACAGGGGGCGGGGCACAAGCCAGTAACGAACTTGATGCCTGGGACACGGAGTTAGGGACTGAGGGTAATTGTTCTACTCACAGCGAAACAGAATCAGTCGCTTGTCAGTACTAAGAATTGGCTGGGACTGGCGGATATGTGATTAACCCCGGGATACAAAGTAGATTTATACATTGTGTGTGAGGGGAGCTGAGAGATATTAGTGCGGTACAGAGATATGTAGGGAATTGTCTCCCG from the Xenopus laevis strain J_2021 chromosome 9_10L, Xenopus_laevis_v10.1, whole genome shotgun sequence genome contains:
- the LOC108703819 gene encoding LOW QUALITY PROTEIN: oocyte zinc finger protein XlCOF7.1-like (The sequence of the model RefSeq protein was modified relative to this genomic sequence to represent the inferred CDS: substituted 1 base at 1 genomic stop codon) is translated as MVNLTLEMIYLLTGEVAIRTHHVSIYFSLDEWDYIKGNKDIYEDGEKEEPQQLHPLDSEYEDKRDITADLGGTLCYNNETSKIEAEGAPNANPTNPEIYPAEQPPPANGIKEVASCDHRNKSDCSINPLTEQIQGTDTTTPNTVTYICSECNKHFRTKAGFVKHQKTHTGETPFVCSVCEKRFVCHSDLIVHQRSHTGEKPFSCSECGNRFSHRSHLNSHYKIHNGEKSFLCSVCGKCFARRAHLTEHHRTHTGEKPYSCSECGKRFSYRSHLNCHYKIHTGEKSFLCLACGKCFARRAHLTEHQRIHTGEKPYPCSECGKCFTSRSLFTKHYRIHRGEKPFICSPCGKHFTFHSDLLVHERIHTGEKPFSCTECGKCFPKRQQLIVHLRSHTGETPFSXSKCGKSFIDRPRLTVHLRTHTGEKPFPCPDCGKCFSNHAGLRIHKKIHTGEKPFSCAECGKCFTYRTDLTVHHRIHTGEKPFTCTECGKCFARCFQLTVHSRLHKGEKPVSPNNCSNIQLSEEPMGMWEEASDTGMKKDKNEEEEEQGKKERMVNLTLEMIYLLTGEHYIPRKKSNDGGALHAPGSVIQKKNVDKMILELISNIIQLLTGEEWDYIKGNKDLCREKIKEDPQELLPLDCEYEDKRDITADLGGTLCYYNETSKIGAEGADVCADGNLTNPEISPVEQPQPANGIKEEVASHEEGNQPNCSINPLTEQIQGTDTHTPIMGYSLNNSLSDDNVSNPIKEELTLCEEGNVSDFRIITVSESPIMGCSLNTSLSARYVSDGIKEKMGSCVYGNQSDCSINPLADQIQGTDTPTPNMEMYSCSECNKHFRTKGGLLKHQKTYTGEKPFVCSVCEKRFAWHSDLVVHQRSHTGEKPFPCSVCGKCFARRSHLNEHHRTHTGEKPYSCSVCGRCFSYRSHLNSHSRVHIGEKPFTNTEGRKPFTSHSELVHHTDVEACPCTECGKHFTSHSDLIVHQRSHTVEESFSCTECGKHFLSRSDLIVHQRSHTVEESFSCTECGKHFLSRSDLIAHQRSHTAEGSFSCTECGKHFLSRSDLIAHQRSHTAEGSFSCTECGKHFLSRSDLIVHQRSHTAEGSFSCTECGKHFLSHSDLIVHRKCHTVEGSFSCTECGEHFLSRSDLIVHQRSHTVEGSFSCTECGEHFLSRSDLIVHQRSHTAEGSFSCTECGKHFTTHSDLIIHRRSHTGEGPFSCSECGKHFKRHSQLTVHQRVHTGERPYSCSECGKHFKEHANLKVHWRIHTGEKPFTCSQCGKGFVRRSDLDRHLSLHKAEKPHSCSQCGKHFACVSDLNVHHRVHTDQRPYSCSECGKCFKHHSNLIVHQRIHTGEKPFSCSGCGKSFTDRSRLTVHHRIHRGEKPFSCSECGKCFIRRSDLNVHLRVHTGEKPFTCTECGKCFTRRSHLNVHLRFHTGEKPFTCTECGKCFVHRSQLTAHSQLHTGKKPVSENNSTYTMMSE